The Temnothorax longispinosus isolate EJ_2023e chromosome 12, Tlon_JGU_v1, whole genome shotgun sequence genome includes a window with the following:
- the LOC139822650 gene encoding uncharacterized protein produces MYCGRSFEQWSVIELKERLGALRLSKAGRKAELFVRLCEADPSELRTSKASLGVGMSSGENSAEQQTNVEEDGQDNMAAGNDGVRAVNSATESSIQERELDLLRRERDLVVRELEVLRIENATLRDTMGQRAVEREVPASSGESSGSPIQWSITQSVTAPLPQATVRQRPNINAICELLSEFKGTSDVYWRWEKQFKLLCTTYELDDRAARILVGMKLKDQALKWFHSKPEHLEISVEELLEEMRKMFDHRPARIILKRNFEKRVWQVAETFSEHFHDKVTLANQVPIEEEEIVDHLIEGISDVHLRNQAKIQRFPTKEALLGAFEQVRLEPEGKG; encoded by the coding sequence ATGTACTGTGGTAGAAGCTTCGAGCAGTGGTCCGTAATCGAATTGAAAGAACGATTAGGTGCTCTCAGGCTGAGCAAGGCTGGAAGAAAAGCCGAATTGTTCGTAAGACTGTGCGAAGCCGATCCAAGTGAACTGAGGACAAGTAAAGCATCGCTTGGTGTCGGGATGAGCAGCGGAGAAAACAGCGCAGAGCAACAAACGAATGTTGAAGAGGACGGGCAGGACAACATGGCCGCCGGAAACGATGGCGTGCGAGCGGTAAATTCTGCAACCGAGTCGAGCATTCAAGAACGAGAGTTAGATCTACTGCGGCGTGAAAGGGATCTAGTGGTGCGAGAATTAGAGGTGTTACGCATAGAGAACGCGACCTTGAGAGACACGATGGGGCAGCGAGCGGTCGAAAGGGAAGTACCAGCTTCGTCCGGTGAGTCTTCAGGATCGCCAATACAATGGTCGATAACACAGTCGGTAACGGCACCATTACCACAAGCGACGGTTAGGCAGAGGCCGAATATCAATGCCATCTGCGAGTTGCTGTCAGAGTTCAAGGGTACCAGCGATGTCTACTGGCGATgggaaaaacaatttaaattgttatgtACGACATACGAGTTGGACGATCGAGCTGCCAGAATTCTAGTCGGCATGAAGTTAAAGGACCAGGCACTGAAATGGTTCCATTCTAAGCCAGAACACCTGGAGATTTCCGTCGAAGAGTTGCTCGAGGAGATGAGGAAGATGTTCGATCATCGACCGGCTAGGATAATACTCAAAAGAAATTTCGAGAAACGTGTTTGGCAAGTGGCTGAGACATTTAGTGAGCATTTCCACGACAAGGTGACGTTGGCGAATCAGGTGCCAATTGAAGAAGAAGAGATCGTCGACCATCTAATTGAGGGCATATCCGATGTGCATCTGAGGAATCAAGCAAAGATTCAGCGGTTTCCTACCAAAGAAGCGTTACTAGGAGCGTTCGAGCAAGTTCGGCTTGAGCCTGAAGGAAAAGGATGA